The following proteins are co-located in the Siansivirga zeaxanthinifaciens CC-SAMT-1 genome:
- a CDS encoding glycosyltransferase, producing MKSILMISLHGYVGAHAELGKPDTGGQVVYVLELAERFSRLGKRVDLVTRQFEDQPEYDHVDENYSVWRIPFGGKKFIRKEDMHDHLKKFVTNCLAAIKKERKKYDIVYSHYWDAGWAGQKIAEELGISHVHTPHSLGWWKQHTMGSDMDEAEMEKTYRFKERIRKEYFVYQMCNYVIATTLPQVDLLTKQYDVLPRNCGMIPPGIDENRFYPVPSKENDKIRAKYDIQPTDILVLGRMAHNKGYDLLFQALPTVFQLCPEARLVAAIGGDQSDQDNKGIEKLKKLAEDLGIADKISWKNYIADEDLANVYRAANIFAMPSRYEPFGMVAIEAMACGTPSIITVHGGLCDLIDFGNQALFADPHRPVEFGTMMAMPLLYPKLRNELSVEGARFARRNFGWTGIAKRILAVFTSSITQRSMESSIYTT from the coding sequence ATGAAATCAATTTTAATGATCTCTTTGCACGGATATGTAGGTGCTCATGCCGAATTAGGAAAACCAGATACAGGAGGACAAGTAGTGTATGTTTTAGAATTAGCAGAGCGTTTTAGCCGATTGGGAAAAAGAGTAGATTTAGTAACTCGGCAGTTTGAAGATCAACCAGAATACGATCATGTAGACGAAAACTACAGTGTATGGCGTATTCCTTTTGGTGGTAAAAAATTTATTAGGAAAGAAGACATGCACGACCATTTAAAAAAGTTTGTTACAAACTGTTTGGCGGCAATTAAAAAAGAGCGAAAAAAGTACGACATTGTTTACTCGCATTATTGGGATGCCGGTTGGGCTGGTCAAAAAATAGCAGAAGAGTTGGGAATTTCTCATGTACATACGCCGCATTCTTTGGGTTGGTGGAAACAGCATACCATGGGAAGTGATATGGATGAAGCCGAAATGGAAAAAACATACCGTTTTAAAGAACGTATAAGAAAAGAATATTTTGTTTACCAAATGTGTAATTATGTTATAGCCACCACATTACCACAGGTAGACTTACTAACTAAACAATATGATGTTTTACCTCGTAATTGCGGCATGATTCCTCCGGGCATAGATGAAAACAGGTTTTATCCTGTACCTTCTAAAGAGAATGATAAAATTAGAGCAAAATACGATATACAACCTACCGACATTCTGGTGCTAGGGCGTATGGCACATAATAAAGGGTACGATTTATTATTTCAGGCATTACCTACTGTTTTTCAATTGTGTCCCGAGGCTCGTTTGGTAGCCGCTATTGGGGGCGACCAATCCGATCAAGATAATAAAGGGATAGAAAAACTAAAAAAGCTTGCTGAAGACTTAGGTATTGCTGATAAAATTTCTTGGAAAAATTATATAGCCGATGAAGATTTAGCCAATGTGTATAGAGCTGCCAATATTTTTGCAATGCCTTCTCGATACGAACCTTTTGGTATGGTTGCTATTGAAGCTATGGCATGCGGAACACCAAGTATTATTACGGTGCATGGTGGTTTATGCGATTTAATCGATTTTGGTAATCAAGCATTATTTGCCGACCCTCATAGACCTGTAGAGTTTGGAACCATGATGGCTATGCCATTATTGTATCCTAAATTACGAAATGAATTATCTGTTGAAGGTGCTCGTTTTGCCAGACGTAACTTTGGTTGGACAGGAATTGCAAAACGTATCTTAGCGGTCTTTACAAGTTCGATAACTCAACGTTCGATGGAATCCAGTATTTATACAACGTAA
- a CDS encoding YdeI/OmpD-associated family protein, translated as MELQELYFKTATEWRNWLHKNHDTTHGVYLIFYKVAHENDSMRWEEAVKVALCYGWIDSTVKSLGNGKRKQYFTPRKDKSVWSALNKRYIEELIADNLMHDSGLKKVNIAKRNGSWTALDAVENGIIPEDLQQAFNTNSEAFTNYQNFAPSYKKSYLYWLSQAKREETRKKRITEIIQLCAHNIKSRN; from the coding sequence TTGGAATTACAAGAGTTATACTTTAAAACAGCTACCGAATGGCGAAACTGGCTTCATAAAAACCACGATACAACTCATGGTGTTTATTTAATATTCTATAAAGTAGCCCACGAAAATGATAGTATGCGTTGGGAAGAAGCTGTTAAAGTTGCTTTGTGTTATGGTTGGATAGATTCGACTGTTAAAAGTTTGGGTAACGGAAAGCGTAAACAATACTTTACACCTCGAAAAGACAAAAGTGTTTGGAGTGCTTTAAACAAAAGGTATATTGAAGAATTAATAGCCGATAATTTAATGCACGACAGTGGATTAAAAAAAGTTAACATCGCAAAACGAAACGGCAGTTGGACAGCTTTAGATGCTGTTGAAAATGGTATCATTCCAGAAGATTTACAACAAGCGTTTAACACTAATTCTGAAGCTTTTACTAATTACCAAAACTTTGCACCATCTTATAAAAAAAGTTATTTGTACTGGTTAAGCCAAGCAAAAAGAGAGGAAACAAGAAAAAAGCGCATAACTGAAATTATTCAATTATGCGCTCATAATATTAAAAGTAGAAATTAA
- a CDS encoding M28 family peptidase: MKKLLLAFGLFTLSFVTAQTNQKIYDIIDAVSAERIENDITTLVNFGTRNTFSDTISNTRGIGAARRWIKQEFESISKNCDACLNVFYQKDFVTKDGNNRVPHDAWVVNVVAIQKGTKYPNRYIIMSGDIDSRASDTMDFTTDAPGANDNASGMAGTMEAARVLSKYKFENSIVYVGLSGEEQGLFGGAGLAAYAKEKGWEIIGILNNDMIGNIEGVDGVIDNRTFRIFSEPVPPTETERERTLKRFYGGEVDGISRQLARYIHKNVKIYMPEMNPMMVYRLDRFGRGGHHRPFNDLGFAGIRIMEAHENYTQQHQDIREENGIKYGDVLEHVNFNYAKKLTAVNAINLASIAWAPPSPKKVAIGGIVEADVKFKWEKVDGAVGYKIYWRDTTSPTWDYSRYVGDVSEFTLDGIVIDNFFFGIASVGANGFESIITFPNDIIRN, translated from the coding sequence ATGAAAAAACTCCTCCTCGCTTTTGGTCTGTTTACATTATCTTTTGTAACAGCGCAAACCAACCAAAAAATTTACGACATTATTGATGCGGTCTCTGCCGAAAGAATAGAAAACGACATTACCACTTTAGTTAATTTTGGCACCAGAAACACCTTTAGCGATACCATTTCAAACACGAGAGGCATCGGTGCAGCAAGACGTTGGATAAAACAAGAATTTGAAAGTATATCTAAAAATTGCGATGCCTGTTTAAACGTTTTTTATCAAAAAGATTTTGTTACTAAAGATGGGAATAACCGGGTGCCTCATGATGCTTGGGTAGTTAATGTTGTAGCCATTCAAAAAGGAACAAAATACCCTAACAGATATATTATAATGAGTGGCGACATCGATTCTAGGGCTAGTGACACCATGGATTTTACAACCGATGCACCAGGAGCTAACGATAACGCTTCAGGTATGGCTGGCACTATGGAAGCTGCACGTGTTTTATCAAAATACAAATTTGAAAACAGCATTGTTTATGTAGGATTATCTGGAGAAGAACAAGGGCTTTTTGGTGGCGCAGGATTAGCAGCTTATGCCAAAGAAAAAGGTTGGGAAATTATTGGCATTTTAAATAACGACATGATTGGAAATATCGAAGGTGTCGATGGTGTAATTGATAATAGAACGTTTCGAATTTTCTCCGAACCAGTACCTCCAACAGAAACTGAGCGCGAGCGCACCTTAAAACGTTTTTACGGTGGCGAAGTGGATGGTATTTCAAGACAACTTGCACGATACATCCATAAAAATGTTAAAATATACATGCCAGAAATGAACCCGATGATGGTTTACAGACTCGACAGATTTGGTCGCGGTGGTCATCACCGACCTTTTAACGATCTTGGTTTTGCAGGCATTCGTATTATGGAAGCGCACGAAAACTACACACAACAACACCAGGATATTCGTGAAGAAAATGGTATAAAATATGGCGATGTTTTAGAACATGTTAACTTTAATTACGCAAAAAAACTAACGGCTGTTAATGCTATAAACTTAGCTAGTATCGCTTGGGCGCCTCCTAGTCCTAAAAAAGTTGCTATTGGCGGTATTGTTGAAGCCGATGTAAAATTTAAATGGGAAAAAGTTGATGGTGCCGTAGGCTATAAAATTTACTGGAGAGATACCACCTCGCCTACCTGGGATTATAGTCGTTATGTTGGTGATGTTTCAGAATTTACACTTGACGGCATCGTAATAGACAATTTTTTCTTCGGAATTGCATCTGTTGGAGCCAACGGATTTGAAAGTATTATTACTTTTCCTAACGATATCATTAGAAATTAA
- a CDS encoding HAD-IIB family hydrolase, protein MSETKNNTKHEIKLLSFDIDNTLLDFNTLKSRFPKVWETYNNHSNVLLAYNTGRLIDDVLQLIKKGILPKPDYIIAGVGTLIYDYNQKCIVKEFNDVLDDGWDLESVEEVIQSINHPISQQPSKFQHSYKRSYYFHDATPELISNIEKDFVKANMHINVVYSGEKFLDILPKWANKGNALQWLLQKLDLTTENVLVAGDSGNDSAMFNLDGIKGIVVANAHEELYKFTKHRQIYHSEGNFGDGVIEGLVYYGILPEEANECLNIDYTDDFFIQQELNNIANEDENEKIALIKEGYKHAVEALKKNITPLGFSACSIKDNVPNGTDENYHSVWARDGAITVIGSLSLIHDEEIHQCQRQTLLTLIEHISRNGQIPSNVRIKDNAPDYSGVGGICSIDSGIWVVIAFYEYVNVTKDINFLRNHIDSIKETMRWLGAHDSNNDALLEIPEAGDWTDLFGGSYNILYDEILWYRANVCFGRMLEMLGDYDQAGEYIRWSQVIKKEILLNFWPSTQQKLFSSVSFAERQFTLGDTPYLIQQTTPFDFSWRCDVFGNVLAFLHGVLDSEKAHQTLKFMLGVGVNDPFPVSNVYPVVTPGDPDWRPYYTVNLLNLPNHYHNGGIWPFVG, encoded by the coding sequence ATGTCCGAAACAAAAAATAACACAAAACACGAAATTAAACTTCTTTCCTTCGATATTGATAACACCTTATTAGATTTTAATACCTTAAAAAGCCGATTTCCTAAAGTTTGGGAAACTTATAATAACCATTCCAATGTTTTATTAGCCTACAACACCGGACGATTAATTGATGATGTACTTCAATTAATTAAAAAAGGGATTTTACCCAAACCAGATTACATTATTGCTGGTGTAGGAACACTTATTTACGATTATAACCAAAAATGTATTGTTAAAGAATTTAATGATGTGTTAGACGATGGTTGGGATTTAGAATCTGTTGAAGAAGTTATTCAAAGTATAAACCATCCTATAAGTCAGCAACCTTCAAAATTTCAGCATTCTTACAAACGCAGTTATTATTTTCATGATGCCACACCCGAACTTATTTCAAACATTGAAAAAGATTTTGTAAAGGCAAACATGCACATTAATGTGGTGTATTCTGGAGAGAAATTCTTAGATATTTTACCCAAATGGGCTAACAAAGGAAACGCTTTACAATGGTTACTTCAAAAATTAGATTTAACCACAGAAAACGTATTGGTAGCAGGCGATAGCGGTAATGATTCTGCGATGTTTAATTTAGATGGTATTAAAGGTATTGTGGTTGCAAATGCCCATGAAGAACTTTATAAGTTCACAAAACACAGACAAATTTATCATTCAGAAGGTAATTTTGGCGATGGAGTTATTGAAGGATTGGTTTATTACGGTATTTTACCAGAGGAGGCTAACGAGTGCCTCAACATCGATTATACCGATGATTTTTTCATCCAACAGGAGTTAAATAATATTGCAAATGAAGATGAAAATGAAAAAATAGCATTAATTAAAGAAGGCTACAAACACGCCGTTGAAGCTCTAAAAAAGAATATCACACCTTTAGGTTTTTCGGCATGTTCTATAAAAGATAATGTGCCAAATGGTACCGACGAAAACTATCATAGCGTTTGGGCTAGGGATGGAGCCATAACTGTTATTGGCTCGTTGTCGCTTATTCACGATGAAGAAATTCATCAATGTCAACGACAAACTTTATTAACGCTTATTGAGCATATTTCTCGCAACGGACAAATTCCTTCAAACGTAAGAATTAAAGATAATGCACCCGATTATTCTGGGGTAGGAGGTATTTGCTCGATTGATAGTGGTATTTGGGTGGTTATTGCTTTTTACGAGTATGTAAACGTTACAAAAGACATTAATTTTTTAAGAAATCATATAGACAGCATAAAAGAAACCATGCGATGGCTTGGGGCTCATGATAGCAACAACGATGCGCTTTTAGAGATTCCTGAAGCAGGCGATTGGACCGATTTGTTTGGAGGTAGTTATAATATTCTTTACGACGAAATACTTTGGTATCGTGCCAATGTTTGTTTTGGTCGAATGCTTGAAATGCTTGGTGATTACGATCAAGCAGGCGAATATATTAGATGGTCGCAAGTTATTAAAAAGGAAATTTTACTCAATTTTTGGCCATCTACACAGCAGAAATTATTCTCATCGGTTTCCTTTGCAGAACGCCAGTTTACGCTGGGAGATACCCCTTACTTAATACAGCAAACCACGCCCTTCGATTTTAGTTGGCGTTGCGATGTTTTTGGCAATGTCTTGGCGTTTTTACATGGTGTACTCGATTCAGAAAAAGCACATCAAACCCTTAAATTTATGTTAGGAGTTGGGGTTAACGATCCGTTTCCGGTATCGAATGTATATCCTGTTGTAACTCCTGGCGATCCAGATTGGCGACCTTATTATACCGTAAATTTATTGAATTTGCCTAACCATTATCACAATGGTGGTATTTGGCCTTTTGTTGGCTGA
- a CDS encoding M1 family metallopeptidase, with translation MKCKYLAIPFLFLSFCLSSFSQSLLSEKTEEFTEQDTLRGTITPERSWWDLTYYHLDIKINLNEKYISGKNTIQYKVLKENSLMQIDLQAPLKITKVIQNNEALEVIHNGNAHFIKLKNKQKIGTIDSLDVYYEGHPKEAVNAPWDGGFSWKKDEHGNDFIATSCQGLGASVWWPCKDHMYDEVDSMLISVNVPSKLMDVSNGRLRRVEQFGDTKTYHWFVNNPINNYGVNVNIGNYAHFSEVYNGEGGNLDMDYYVLKDNVEKAKEHFKDAPRMMKAFEYWFGPYPFYKDGYKLVEVPYLGMEHQSSVTYGNKYMKGYLGHDLSYTGWGLKFDFIIIHESGHEWFANNITNIDIADMWIHESFTNYSENLFVEYYYGKKAGAEYVIGTRKDIQNDRPIIGFYNVNNEGSGDMYNKGGNMLHTLRQLVEDDEKWRQILRGLNKTFYHQTVSTEQIENYLSKETGIDLTAFFNQYLRTIKIPTLEYSIKNKELKYRWTNIVADFDMPVKVTLDEKEQWLYPTETWKALSLESKNSTFTVDPNFYIKVSKI, from the coding sequence ATGAAGTGTAAATACTTAGCTATCCCCTTTCTGTTTTTATCCTTCTGTTTATCATCTTTTTCACAAAGTCTATTAAGTGAAAAAACAGAAGAATTTACCGAACAAGATACTTTAAGAGGCACCATAACACCAGAACGCTCTTGGTGGGATTTAACTTATTATCATTTAGATATAAAAATTAATCTAAATGAAAAATATATTTCTGGTAAAAACACCATTCAATATAAAGTTTTAAAGGAGAATTCATTAATGCAAATAGATTTGCAAGCCCCTTTAAAAATTACCAAAGTAATTCAAAACAATGAAGCATTAGAAGTAATACACAATGGCAATGCCCATTTTATAAAACTTAAAAACAAACAAAAAATAGGTACTATTGATAGCTTGGATGTGTATTACGAAGGCCACCCAAAAGAAGCAGTAAATGCGCCTTGGGATGGTGGATTTTCTTGGAAAAAAGACGAACATGGCAACGACTTTATAGCAACCTCTTGTCAAGGTTTAGGCGCCAGTGTTTGGTGGCCATGTAAAGACCATATGTACGACGAGGTAGACAGTATGCTTATAAGTGTGAATGTGCCTAGCAAACTTATGGATGTTTCAAACGGAAGATTACGCCGTGTAGAACAATTTGGAGATACAAAAACCTATCATTGGTTTGTAAACAACCCTATAAACAATTACGGTGTTAATGTAAATATTGGAAACTATGCCCATTTCTCGGAAGTTTATAATGGGGAGGGTGGTAATTTAGACATGGATTATTATGTGCTAAAAGATAATGTTGAAAAAGCGAAAGAGCATTTTAAAGATGCTCCAAGAATGATGAAAGCTTTTGAATATTGGTTTGGGCCATATCCCTTTTACAAAGACGGCTATAAATTAGTTGAAGTTCCTTACTTAGGCATGGAGCATCAAAGTTCTGTAACTTATGGTAATAAGTATATGAAAGGGTATTTAGGTCACGATTTATCTTATACCGGATGGGGATTAAAATTCGATTTTATAATCATTCACGAATCGGGGCACGAATGGTTTGCTAACAACATTACCAATATTGATATTGCAGATATGTGGATACATGAAAGTTTTACTAATTATTCTGAAAACTTATTTGTTGAATATTATTATGGTAAAAAAGCAGGTGCAGAATATGTTATTGGCACCCGAAAAGACATACAAAACGATCGCCCCATAATAGGGTTTTACAATGTAAATAATGAGGGGTCTGGGGATATGTATAATAAGGGGGGAAACATGTTACACACGCTAAGACAACTGGTAGAAGATGATGAAAAATGGCGACAAATTTTACGCGGATTAAACAAAACATTTTACCATCAAACGGTTTCAACCGAGCAAATTGAAAACTACTTAAGTAAAGAAACTGGTATCGATTTAACAGCATTTTTTAATCAATACTTAAGGACCATTAAAATTCCAACCCTAGAATATTCCATTAAAAACAAGGAATTAAAATACCGTTGGACAAACATTGTTGCCGATTTTGATATGCCTGTTAAAGTAACTTTAGATGAAAAAGAACAGTGGTTGTACCCCACAGAAACTTGGAAAGCCTTAAGTTTAGAATCTAAAAATTCTACATTTACAGTAGATCCTAATTTCTATATCAAAGTTTCAAAAATTTAA
- a CDS encoding acyl-CoA dehydrogenase family protein gives MESTEKDLLRGGQFLVKETNCEDIFTPEDFSEEQRMMKEAVTEFVDRELWPNKPRFEAKDYALTESCMRKAGEMGFLSISVPEAYGGMGMGFVDTMLVCDYISGATGSFSTAFGAHTGIGTMPITLYGTEEQKQKYVPKLASGEWFGSYCLTEPGAGSDANSGKTTATLSEDGKSYKINGQKMWISNAGFCNLMIVFARIEDDKYITGFIVEYDKNNPNGITLGEEEHKLGIRASSTRQVFFNDTVVPVENMLSERGNGFKIAMNTLNVGRIKLAAACLDAQRRTITESVKYANERVQFKTNISSFGAIRQKIAEMATNCWVGEAASYRAAKNIEDRIELRKQNGKDSHQEAELKGVEEYAIECSILKVAVSEYTQHCTDEGIQIFGGMGFSEDTPIESAWRDARISRIYEGTNEINRMLSIGMLIKKAMKGHVDLLGPATAVANELTSIPSFETPDFSELFAEEKSIIANLKKLFLMVAGSALQKYGPEIEQHQQLMLAASDILIQIYLAESAILRAEKMAKKDGEDKAKEQIAMAKLNLFHAIDVIETAGKHSIISFSSGDEQRMMLMGLKRYIKYVNMPNIIELRNIIAKKVIAENKYCY, from the coding sequence ATGGAATCAACAGAAAAAGACTTATTACGTGGCGGTCAGTTTTTAGTTAAAGAAACAAACTGTGAAGATATTTTCACACCCGAAGATTTTTCAGAAGAACAACGCATGATGAAAGAAGCGGTAACCGAGTTTGTCGACCGTGAACTCTGGCCAAACAAACCGCGCTTTGAGGCTAAAGATTATGCTCTTACAGAATCTTGTATGCGTAAAGCCGGAGAAATGGGCTTTTTAAGCATTTCCGTACCAGAGGCATATGGTGGTATGGGTATGGGATTTGTAGATACCATGTTGGTTTGCGATTATATTTCTGGTGCAACTGGCTCTTTTAGCACGGCTTTTGGGGCACACACCGGTATTGGCACTATGCCTATAACCTTATACGGTACCGAGGAACAAAAACAAAAATATGTACCAAAATTAGCATCTGGAGAATGGTTTGGCTCCTATTGTTTAACCGAACCAGGCGCTGGTAGCGACGCTAACTCAGGTAAAACCACAGCAACCTTATCTGAAGATGGAAAGAGTTATAAAATCAACGGACAAAAAATGTGGATTTCAAATGCGGGCTTTTGTAATTTAATGATTGTTTTTGCTCGTATTGAAGACGATAAATACATCACGGGCTTTATCGTAGAATATGATAAAAACAACCCCAACGGCATTACGCTTGGCGAAGAAGAACATAAATTAGGTATTAGAGCTTCATCAACTAGACAAGTATTTTTTAACGATACAGTGGTTCCCGTTGAAAATATGCTTTCAGAGCGTGGCAACGGTTTCAAAATTGCTATGAATACTTTAAATGTTGGTAGAATAAAATTAGCAGCTGCTTGTTTAGATGCGCAACGTCGTACAATTACAGAATCTGTTAAATACGCCAACGAACGTGTTCAGTTTAAAACTAATATTTCTAGTTTTGGAGCTATTCGTCAAAAAATTGCCGAAATGGCAACCAACTGCTGGGTGGGTGAAGCTGCGAGTTATCGTGCTGCTAAAAATATTGAAGACCGTATTGAACTTAGAAAACAAAACGGCAAAGATTCACACCAAGAAGCCGAGTTAAAAGGCGTAGAAGAATATGCCATTGAATGTTCTATTTTAAAAGTAGCCGTTTCCGAATATACACAACATTGTACAGATGAAGGTATTCAAATTTTTGGAGGCATGGGCTTTTCTGAAGATACCCCAATAGAATCTGCTTGGAGAGATGCTCGTATTTCAAGAATCTACGAAGGCACCAATGAAATTAACCGTATGCTAAGTATTGGTATGCTTATTAAAAAAGCCATGAAGGGTCATGTCGATTTACTGGGGCCAGCAACCGCGGTTGCCAACGAATTAACAAGTATTCCGTCTTTTGAAACTCCAGATTTTTCAGAATTATTTGCAGAAGAAAAAAGCATTATTGCCAATCTTAAAAAATTATTTTTAATGGTGGCTGGTAGTGCCCTGCAAAAATATGGCCCAGAAATTGAACAACATCAACAACTTATGCTTGCGGCTTCAGATATTTTAATTCAAATTTATTTGGCTGAATCTGCTATTCTACGTGCCGAAAAAATGGCGAAAAAAGATGGTGAAGACAAAGCGAAAGAGCAAATTGCGATGGCAAAATTAAATTTATTTCACGCCATTGATGTTATAGAAACGGCAGGAAAACATTCTATCATATCGTTCTCATCGGGAGACGAACAGCGTATGATGCTTATGGGCTTAAAACGTTACATAAAATATGTAAACATGCCAAATATTATAGAATTAAGAAATATAATTGCTAAAAAAGTTATAGCAGAAAATAAATACTGCTATTAA
- a CDS encoding vWA domain-containing protein — MKKNIQLRKGFVFKTYEAPKQSPFDTLFEIFKELITHTSGDFDEAIDWLRELDKEYKLTTAEYTIDDFIEDLKKKGYIREEIDPDGNSGTAITAKTERAIRQQALDHIFGKIKRSGQGNHKSKSPGIGDEHTGDFRNYQFGDALEKVSMTESLKNAQISHGIGDFTLSESDLVVEETLHKSQMSTVLMIDISHSMILYGEDRITPAKKVAMALAELITTRYPKDTLDILVFGNDAWQIEIKDLPYLKVGPYHTNTVAGLQLAMDLLRRKRNTNKQIFMITDGKPSCLRLPDGQYYKDSVGLNPYITNKCYAMAQQARRLHIPITTFMIAQDNYLMQFVREFTEANQGKAFYTGIKGLGEMIFEDYETNRKKRIRG, encoded by the coding sequence ATGAAAAAGAATATACAATTAAGAAAAGGCTTTGTTTTTAAAACTTACGAAGCACCCAAACAGTCTCCGTTTGATACACTTTTCGAAATTTTCAAAGAATTAATAACGCATACTTCTGGTGATTTTGATGAGGCTATCGATTGGCTTCGCGAATTAGACAAAGAATATAAGTTAACAACCGCCGAGTATACCATTGACGATTTTATTGAAGATTTAAAAAAGAAAGGATACATACGTGAAGAAATTGACCCCGATGGCAATTCGGGTACGGCCATTACAGCTAAAACCGAACGCGCCATAAGGCAGCAAGCGCTAGATCATATTTTTGGAAAAATTAAACGCAGCGGACAAGGAAATCATAAAAGTAAAAGTCCCGGAATAGGCGATGAGCATACCGGCGACTTTAGAAATTATCAATTTGGTGATGCGCTCGAAAAAGTTTCCATGACCGAAAGTTTAAAAAACGCTCAAATTAGTCATGGTATTGGCGATTTTACCTTATCTGAAAGTGATTTGGTGGTCGAAGAAACGCTTCATAAATCTCAAATGAGTACGGTCCTTATGATAGACATAAGCCACAGTATGATTTTGTATGGCGAAGACCGAATAACGCCTGCCAAAAAAGTAGCCATGGCACTCGCCGAGCTTATCACAACCCGATATCCAAAAGATACTTTAGATATTTTAGTTTTTGGTAACGATGCCTGGCAAATAGAAATTAAAGATTTGCCATATTTAAAAGTAGGACCTTACCACACAAACACCGTTGCTGGTTTACAATTGGCCATGGATTTACTGCGAAGAAAACGAAATACCAACAAGCAAATTTTTATGATTACCGATGGGAAACCAAGTTGCTTGCGTTTGCCAGACGGTCAATACTATAAAGATAGCGTTGGTTTAAATCCCTACATTACCAATAAATGTTACGCCATGGCCCAACAAGCCAGACGTTTGCATATACCAATTACAACCTTTATGATTGCTCAAGATAATTACCTTATGCAGTTTGTTAGGGAATTTACAGAAGCAAACCAAGGCAAAGCCTTTTATACCGGAATTAAAGGTTTAGGTGAAATGATTTTTGAAGATTACGAAACAAACAGAAAAAAAAGAATTAGAGGATAA